From Aspergillus fumigatus Af293 chromosome 3, whole genome shotgun sequence, a single genomic window includes:
- the cnxH gene encoding molybdenum cofactor biosynthesis protein MoaE: MATQPPQDQTSTTPSLPPHLDPTTYPRILTSATHNIHLELTYSTLNPTVALEHTSSPAAGANVLFLGTTRDTFEGRAVSQLSYTSYPPLALKSLMSIATRAVEKFDLKGVYIAHRLGVVPISEASIVVAVSAGHRGMAWKAAEEVLEEVKEKVEIWKREEFVDGGMEWRENRERDAEGRILSSTEGGK, translated from the coding sequence ATGGCAACCCAACCGCCTCAAGATCAGACATCAACCACCCCCTCACTCCCCCCACACCTCGACCCAACCACCTACCCACGAATCCTCACCTCCGCAACGCACAACATCCACCTCGAACTCACCTATTCAACACTGAACCCCACCGTCGCACTCGAACATACTTCCTCCCCAGCAGCAGGTGCCaacgtcctcttcctcggtaCAACACGCGACACCTTCGAAGGCCGCGCCGTCTCCCAGCTCAGCTACACTTCGTACCCGCCTCTCGCGCTCAAATCGCTCATGTCAATCGCTACCAGGGCGGTGGAGAAGTTCGATCTAAAGGGGGTGTATATAGCGCATCGGCTGGGGGTTGTGCCGATCTCGGAGGCCTCAATTGTGGTTGCGGTTAGTGCGGGGCATCGTGGGATGGCGTGGAAGGCGGCAgaggaggtgctggaggaggtaAAAGAGAAAGTGGAAATTTGGAAGAGGGAGGAGTTTGTGGATGGGGGGATGGAGTGGAGGGAGAATAGGGAGAGAGATGCGGAGGGGAGGATATTATCTTCGACTGAGGGGGGAAAATAG
- a CDS encoding SCO family protein: MASSARPVSRILGRLSRSGISTVESSAHLPTQRTASLLSRSALTTPKPNGIGIRRATPQQRGFSTSPACLRAKTMGQLRARNATGPFSWKAALLFVLTGAGMIVYFRVEKERLERKRIAEMSKGVGRPKVGGPFTLTDLDGKEFTAEDLKGKYSFVYFGFTHCPDICPDELDKMAEIIDRVKEATKGENIFLPVFITCDPARDTPQVLREYLKEFHPDIIGLTGTYEQVKHVCKQYRVYFSTPKDVKPGEDYLVDHSIYFYLMDPDNDFVECIGRQDTPESASKVILQHINDWKREGKPLKRD, encoded by the exons ATGGCCTCATCGGCACGACCGGTTTCCCGCATTCTAGGCCGGCTAAGCCGGTCCGGCATCTCCACCGTCGAGTCCAGCGCTCACCTCCCAACTCAGCGAACAGCCTCCCTGCTCTCCCGAAGCGCCCTCACAACACCGAAGCCAAATGGAATTGGAATTAGACGTGCCACCCCGCAGCAGCGAGGCTTCTCGACCTCCCCTGCTTGTCTTCGTGCAAAGACGATGGGCCAGCTGCGCGCGCGGAACGCAACGGGTCCGTTCTCGTGGAAGGCGGCGCTGCTGTTCGTGCTGACGGGCGCGGGGATGATCGTTTACTTCCGGGTTGAGAAGGAGCGGTTGGAGCGGAAGCGGATCGCGGAGATGAGCAAGGGGGTTGGACGGCCGAAGGTTGGGGGCCCTTTCACGCTGACGGATTTGGATGGGAAGGAGTTTACGGCGGAGGATTTGAAGGGGAAGTATAGTTTC GTATACTTTGGTTTCACGCACTGTCCCGATATCTGTCCCGATGAACTGGATAAGATGGCCGAGATTATCGATCGGGTCAAGGAGGCGACGAAGGGGGAGAATATCTTCCTGCCGGTGTTTATTACATGTGATCCCGCACGCGATACGCCCCAGGTCCTGCGCGAGTATCTGAAGGAGTTCCATCCGGATATTATTGGCTTGACGGGCACGTATGAGCAGGTGAAGCATGTGTGCAAGCAGTACCGAGTGTATTTCAGTACGCCCAAGGATGTGAAGCCTGGGGAGGATTACCTGGTGGACCACAGTATATACTTCTATCTGATGG ACCCGGATAATGATTTCGTCGAGTGCATTGGACGGCAGGATACGCCCGAGTCGGCATCGAAGGTGATTCTTCAGCACATCAACgactggaagagagaaggaaagCCTTTAAAGCGGGATTGA